A portion of the Acidobacteriaceae bacterium genome contains these proteins:
- a CDS encoding type II toxin-antitoxin system PemK/MazF family toxin has protein sequence MGILAAGQVVAVPFPYSDLTGRKLRPALLLVPLQHHDWIICQITSNPFADRFAVALDKPSFVSGGLPHVSYARPTKLFSAHENLITQTLGQLSTTAFEQIRETLIAAIRSA, from the coding sequence ATGGGCATACTTGCAGCTGGTCAAGTAGTCGCTGTTCCATTTCCTTACTCCGACCTCACAGGTCGCAAGCTTCGCCCAGCGTTGCTTCTCGTGCCGTTACAGCATCACGACTGGATTATCTGCCAAATCACAAGCAATCCTTTTGCAGATCGCTTTGCCGTTGCACTCGACAAACCATCCTTCGTTTCCGGCGGCCTTCCTCATGTGAGCTATGCTCGCCCGACGAAGTTATTTTCAGCACATGAGAATCTCATCACACAAACGCTCGGCCAGCTAAGCACCACAGCCTTTGAGCAAATTCGAGAAACATTAATAGCTGCAATTCGTTCAGCCTGA